A part of Miscanthus floridulus cultivar M001 chromosome 6, ASM1932011v1, whole genome shotgun sequence genomic DNA contains:
- the LOC136456959 gene encoding protein TRIGALACTOSYLDIACYLGLYCEROL 5, chloroplastic-like gives MSGGRRRGLVWSLPVARSDVLGKLGPAFGIGAGCGVGVGFGLIGGAGIGAGFPGLQLGFGAGAGCGIGIGFGYGFGKGVAYDERGRYSNIRRPFQNSRSIAYDEQFDIMFDELMESTRKLIKATSKEIDKWRRM, from the exons ATGTCGGGCGGCAGGAGGAGGGGGCTTGTGTGGAGCCTCCCCGTGGCGAGGTCCGATGTGCTCGGCAAGCTGGGCCCTGCCTTCGGCATCGGCGCCGGCTGCGGCGTGGGCGTGGGCTTCGGCCTCATCGGAG GTGCAGGAATTGGAGCTGGATTCCCTGGTTTACAGTTGGGATTTGGAGCTGGAGCTGGATGTGGAATAGGAATAGGTTTTGGTTATGGCTTTGGAAAAGGCGTTGCATATGATGAAAGAGGAAGGTATTCGAACATCAGGAGACCATTTCAGAACTCCAGAAGCATTGCTTACGA TGAACAGTTTGATATCATGTTTGATGAACTGATGGAGAGCACGAGGAAGCTGATCAAAGCAACATCAAAGGAGATCGACAAGTGGAGGCGGATGTAG